The genomic stretch CTCCGCAAGCCTTCGGCATTCTGCTTTTGTTCACTTACTTGTTCTTGTAGGTAGACAAGACTTAGTTGCGTCATGTGCGATCGCCTCACCCAACAATTTTCTTTGCCCTCAAATTCCAGCTTCAGTTAGCGCTTGCTGAAGCATTTCTGAGATTCCTAGCTGCTCAGCCCATTCTGCAAGATAGGCATAGTTCAGGGTGTCAATCTGCACTTTTAGCACCCCTAGGACATCACGCCACTGCTTCTCGGATTGGTTGCCACGCCCCCACAGCAACTTTGCCAGGATTAAATCTTCAGGTGCAATCACCCACACCTGGAGTAGCTCAGCTTCATCGATCGCCTCTAAGCGGCGGCGGACCATCTTTGAGCGATCGAAGTTGGTATCAGCATTGAGCATAATATCGGCATTCAACAGTTGTTCCATGTGGGTGACGCTCAGTGTCTGCCCTTGCCCTGCCGCAACCTCCTCCACTGCTCCCGGTGGACAGTAAAATCCTGCTTGCTCCAGTGCTTCAGTGAGCCGAGGAATATCTTTCCGCTGTGCCTCAATGACTAAATCCATGTCGCGGGTAGTTCGCGGGTCACCGTACATACTGGCCGCTACCCCTCCCGTGATGTAGTAAGGAATGGCAAGCCGCTCAAAAATGGGGTGGAGGAGGCGGGCTATTTCGCTGGGGTCTTGAGTCCACATTGACGGATCACTACTGGGAGTGAGATGAGGAAGCCACTTATCTCCCAAAACAGATTGGGCGAATCGCTCTCGAAACGTTGATTGATTGGCTTTTTGCATTCCCCGCAAAGAGGCTGCTTTTGCCCATCGGGTGAGTCCTACAGCGATCGCCAATCGCTGAGCGTTGCTGCGTTGCCGCAAAAGCTGAAATTGAACGACATCAGCCTCAATGTCGGTGTCTGGGGCTTGAGGTCTGTACCCAGGTTTGATGCTTAGTTTTTTTGGGATGGCTTGAATCATGGCGATCGCTAACCTGCCTTTAAGTTGTCCTGGGGAACAGCCAATAGCTTCTCAAACTCGATGACATGAATCTGCCATGCAGTGTTAATGCGTGGCTGGTCATCTTTGGTTTTTGGGATCTGTCGGTAGTGGATGCCATACTTGCATTCACAATCTCGCTTTAGTTCACGGAAGCGCTCGGCTCTGCGAACATGCCACATTACTCCCTCTCGGCTAATACAGGATAAGTCAGCGGCCTGCTGAGGGGAAACCCACGGCCCATTGATTCCGTAAACCTGGAAAACGCGCTTCATCCAGTCTTGTTCAGCACGTAGCATTTGAACTTCAGCTTGCAACTTATTTATTCGCTCCTCTAACTGCAAGAGAGTTAGTCGCTCTGCCATTAGCGATCGCGCTCCCTATTTGCCCTCACTCTTATTGTCCTCAAGCTCTGGCAGCTTAGGAGTTTCACCTCTTAGGACGCTAACCACGATCGCTGTGATTAAGTTGGGAACCGTCCGGATCTCTTTATCCGCCCACTTCTCAAGAATTTCGTATTGGTCATCCTCAAACGATACGGTAGTCCGCTTCATGTCATCTGCCGATTGCTTGCAATGCACAGATTTTAGCCCTCCTACAAAAATTATCCCTGTTTGCACTAAGAAAGTCTTTTGATGCAATTGATGTATTTGATGTAATCCATGTTAGCTTATATCCATCAAAGGTACAAACAACGGATACAGAGCGAACACGCTAAATAACCTCTGGTCTGTACGTCTGAACTGCTTCAAGTCCATCCCAGTCAAGGATTTAGCTTAATTTCACTAGGAGAACTTCCCCTATGACTACAAGCCTCGCAGCATCCACCTCACGTACATCTCAAGAACAAACAGTGGCGATCGAACTTAACCGTCCTGTGGTTGTATTCGATGGAGGCAACCGCACCCTGCAATGGATCGATCCAGCTAATAAGCCCCGCACTATCCCCGCCTTTATCAAACAAATTGACCCCAGCTGGGAGGAAGCAACTCCCGATGAGAACAGCGTTGTCATCAGTACTGGGGGTGAGCATTTCTGCCTTGGCGCGGTAGCGCGAGACATGAAGGGCACACCAGTGTTTCAAGACAACAAGTGCGAGTTGGCTAAGAAGTTAGTACTAGCTGCGATCGAACCTAACTCTGGTTCCACCGCTGTCACTATCGGGCGGCTGGTGATTGCTCTCCCCAATAGCCGGAACAAGGCTGATGTAGCAGAGCTAAAAAAGATTGAGGGTACTCACCAGTTCACTCGCAATGGGCAACGCATCACAGCAGTTGTGCATGAGGTGAAGCCAATCGACGAAACGCAAGCGGCCTACCGATACGCGATGAAGCGTGAACTATTCCGCAGCCGTCGTAACTCCAATGGAGTTCTTGATTTGGGAGGTGGTACTGGCATTGCCCGCCTCTACAGTGCAGGTGGTTCTCTTATCCGGGAAGCTGACGCGGTTTTACCTGGCACCTACGACCTGGCCCGCCGCATTGCAGCCCGTATCAATTCTCAACTCTCTACCAGTCCCGACCTGTCTCAGATTATGGACGGCATTGAGCGGGGTGATTTCGAGCTGGGGACTAGCGGCTTCTGCTTTCAGGAAGCATTCAACAAGGCCCGCGAAGATTGGCTAGGCGACATCAGAGGAGAACTAAAAACCCGCTGGAATCAGTGGACAAGCGAGATTGGTGAAGTGCTCATCATTGGTGGCAGTGCTTCTTTGGCTGAACCACTGGAGGAAGCTA from Trichocoleus desertorum ATA4-8-CV12 encodes the following:
- a CDS encoding ParM/StbA family protein, with the protein product MTTSLAASTSRTSQEQTVAIELNRPVVVFDGGNRTLQWIDPANKPRTIPAFIKQIDPSWEEATPDENSVVISTGGEHFCLGAVARDMKGTPVFQDNKCELAKKLVLAAIEPNSGSTAVTIGRLVIALPNSRNKADVAELKKIEGTHQFTRNGQRITAVVHEVKPIDETQAAYRYAMKRELFRSRRNSNGVLDLGGGTGIARLYSAGGSLIREADAVLPGTYDLARRIAARINSQLSTSPDLSQIMDGIERGDFELGTSGFCFQEAFNKAREDWLGDIRGELKTRWNQWTSEIGEVLIIGGSASLAEPLEEATKGRFKIARHPQISNFSQLISLLGMASV
- a CDS encoding nucleotidyltransferase family protein, with protein sequence MIQAIPKKLSIKPGYRPQAPDTDIEADVVQFQLLRQRSNAQRLAIAVGLTRWAKAASLRGMQKANQSTFRERFAQSVLGDKWLPHLTPSSDPSMWTQDPSEIARLLHPIFERLAIPYYITGGVAASMYGDPRTTRDMDLVIEAQRKDIPRLTEALEQAGFYCPPGAVEEVAAGQGQTLSVTHMEQLLNADIMLNADTNFDRSKMVRRRLEAIDEAELLQVWVIAPEDLILAKLLWGRGNQSEKQWRDVLGVLKVQIDTLNYAYLAEWAEQLGISEMLQQALTEAGI